Proteins from one Arcobacter sp. F2176 genomic window:
- a CDS encoding Hcp family type VI secretion system effector, with protein MNNPIFISIEGSTQGLITEGTFTPESVGNSYQKGHENEALLKGFSHNIRIPRDPQSGQPSGQRVHEPVVITKLIDKSSPLLYNALTKGETLTNVELKWYRTSYAGKPEHYLSIVLEDAVIVDMHTSLDTEEGLAKTQVAPLETVSFAYRKITWRHEIASTSGEDDWRIGVGLNA; from the coding sequence ATGAACAACCCAATATTTATTTCGATTGAAGGCAGTACTCAAGGATTAATTACCGAAGGTACATTCACACCAGAGTCTGTTGGAAACTCTTATCAAAAAGGCCATGAAAATGAAGCTTTGTTAAAAGGTTTTTCTCATAATATCAGAATCCCAAGAGATCCACAGTCTGGTCAACCATCTGGACAAAGAGTACATGAACCAGTTGTTATCACTAAATTAATTGATAAATCTTCACCTCTTTTATACAATGCACTAACGAAGGGTGAAACACTTACAAATGTTGAATTAAAATGGTACAGAACAAGTTATGCAGGTAAACCTGAACATTACTTAAGTATTGTACTTGAAGATGCTGTAATTGTTGATATGCATACTTCTCTTGATACTGAAGAAGGTCTAGCAAAGACTCAAGTTGCTCCTTTAGAAACAGTTTCATTTGCGTATAGAAAAATCACATGGAGACATGAGATTGCAAGTACTTCTGGAGAAGATGATTGGAGAATTGGAGTAGGATTAAACGCTTAA
- a CDS encoding type VI secretion system Vgr family protein, with the protein MSKEIIRNNVEEIEEAIKSGLNLKELRKEVKQDISARIKLLNYKPNATVGIIDGSFNVYRLLGSSSVNNPYSFTITFVSDDFINIEDIVDTDIELNLKDNINPLIKKTIYGKIFKASEDSIVAKKHLYIIEVVSPMYYLSLNNKYEIFHNKKTSDIIVEIINRYNQLLNLKIDVKLDLIKAPTKEYTTQYNQSDLEFIQMLCEKEGYSLILDYSSNDPYTITLCELNEHAIVNTYSSTCSFNHSKEFKSTNYIQDFYDKDKPSLQYKIQTGSSITSSVEDNESTRQLRMDIKREKFRDKLNILDESYYKDLNRYSKIDSQREYVKSNIIKGTSEELNINDSLCITLEDEKANKHIDSIILEVKYEGFFPNALDEYKQNIDETKKHQLQYEVEFTAIPKDIIYKPPYKIKKPNINSIQTAIVSNGNSNTKDYSNTIDVDELGRIKVLFHFESNQITSCYLRLSNMFSGDGYGSQFLPRVNSEVIVSFINGDPDLPIIIGTLHNGENKNPYNLPKEKTKSFIKTHSIPQYEDKIGYNEIAFEDKRGNENLSLRAQKDMNTLVLNDEFKHIQNNSKTIIDNDKEETVEANSILTVNKDYTQNIKENQINTVEKEKITTVKEDYEIHGLKDINTIVKNDMKTIIERDMITRVKGTSTEYIEKDVKKKYLENLFTQVGKDYRLDVQNNYHLKSNNIKLNADIIELIAETGVTLRCGGNVLTVNQGGIHLKSGNIDTTSSNGGVNAQDVAKPLIPKPLYEKIRVVSLDVDVSKQSAIDEVLTFTATVEKYENDDWSQTTDLNETQLAQLQWYFIKNNDESDTDIITDNPTNDNMTINGLTMTVNVEEDNIQKCGHAHCYVVNSEEEGYAISELKRYLEVEDIVSSHISKEEGECIAVLNIEEPRSEELAQIRWTVEGREESKYDGKETIVHNLKEEKVHEINFLAYIDGRPEDGANARLTFDERKNQKVKNNTKTNKQEK; encoded by the coding sequence ATGTCAAAAGAGATAATAAGAAATAATGTAGAAGAGATAGAAGAGGCAATAAAAAGTGGATTAAACTTAAAAGAGCTACGAAAAGAAGTAAAACAAGATATAAGTGCAAGGATAAAACTATTAAATTATAAACCAAACGCTACAGTTGGTATTATAGATGGAAGTTTTAATGTCTATAGACTTTTAGGTTCTAGTAGTGTTAATAATCCTTATTCTTTTACTATTACTTTTGTTAGTGATGATTTTATCAATATTGAGGATATTGTTGATACAGATATTGAGTTAAATCTTAAAGATAATATTAATCCTTTAATTAAAAAAACAATATATGGTAAAATATTTAAAGCAAGTGAAGATTCTATTGTTGCTAAGAAACATCTTTATATTATAGAAGTTGTATCTCCTATGTATTATCTTAGTTTAAATAATAAATACGAGATATTTCACAATAAAAAAACATCTGATATTATTGTTGAGATAATAAATAGATATAACCAATTATTAAATCTAAAAATAGATGTTAAACTAGACCTAATAAAAGCTCCAACTAAAGAGTATACAACTCAATATAATCAAAGTGATTTAGAGTTTATTCAAATGCTTTGTGAGAAGGAGGGTTATAGTTTAATTCTTGATTACTCTTCTAATGATCCATATACTATAACTCTTTGTGAGTTAAATGAGCATGCTATTGTAAATACTTATTCTTCTACTTGTAGTTTTAATCATAGTAAAGAGTTTAAATCTACAAACTATATACAAGATTTTTATGATAAAGATAAACCAAGTTTACAATATAAAATCCAAACAGGTTCTAGTATAACTTCTAGTGTTGAAGACAATGAAAGTACTAGACAGTTAAGAATGGATATAAAAAGAGAAAAATTTAGAGATAAACTAAATATATTAGATGAGTCTTATTATAAAGACCTAAATAGATATAGTAAAATAGACTCTCAAAGGGAGTATGTAAAGTCAAATATCATAAAAGGAACTTCTGAGGAGTTAAATATAAATGATTCTTTATGTATAACCTTAGAAGATGAAAAGGCAAATAAGCATATTGATTCTATTATTTTAGAAGTAAAATATGAAGGCTTCTTTCCAAATGCTTTAGATGAGTATAAACAAAACATAGATGAGACTAAAAAGCATCAACTTCAATATGAAGTTGAATTTACAGCCATTCCAAAAGATATAATATATAAACCACCATATAAAATAAAAAAGCCTAATATAAACTCAATACAAACAGCAATAGTATCTAATGGTAATTCTAATACAAAAGATTATAGCAATACAATAGATGTAGATGAACTAGGTAGAATAAAAGTATTGTTTCACTTTGAGAGTAATCAAATAACTTCTTGTTACTTAAGATTGTCAAATATGTTTAGTGGTGATGGATATGGTTCTCAATTTCTTCCAAGAGTTAACTCTGAAGTAATAGTAAGCTTTATAAATGGAGATCCAGATTTACCAATTATTATAGGAACTTTACATAATGGAGAAAATAAGAATCCATATAACCTTCCAAAAGAGAAAACAAAATCTTTTATAAAAACCCATTCTATTCCACAATATGAAGACAAAATAGGGTACAACGAAATAGCATTTGAAGATAAAAGAGGAAATGAGAATCTATCTTTAAGAGCACAAAAGGATATGAATACCCTTGTACTTAATGATGAGTTTAAACATATACAAAATAATTCAAAAACAATAATAGATAATGATAAAGAAGAAACTGTAGAAGCTAATTCTATTTTAACTGTAAATAAAGACTATACACAAAATATAAAAGAAAACCAGATAAATACTGTAGAGAAAGAAAAGATTACTACTGTTAAAGAAGATTATGAAATTCATGGTTTGAAAGATATTAATACTATTGTTAAAAATGATATGAAAACTATTATTGAAAGAGATATGATAACAAGAGTAAAAGGAACATCAACAGAATACATAGAAAAAGATGTAAAGAAAAAATACTTAGAAAATCTATTTACTCAAGTAGGCAAAGACTATAGACTTGATGTTCAAAATAACTATCATCTTAAAAGTAATAATATAAAATTAAACGCAGATATTATAGAACTAATAGCAGAGACAGGAGTTACTTTAAGATGTGGAGGAAATGTTCTAACTGTAAATCAAGGTGGAATACACTTAAAATCAGGGAATATAGATACAACCTCAAGCAATGGTGGAGTAAATGCACAAGATGTTGCAAAACCACTTATCCCAAAACCATTATATGAAAAGATAAGAGTAGTGTCATTAGATGTTGATGTCTCAAAACAATCAGCTATCGATGAAGTATTAACTTTCACAGCAACAGTAGAAAAATATGAAAATGATGATTGGAGCCAAACTACAGATCTAAATGAAACCCAATTAGCACAACTTCAATGGTACTTCATAAAAAACAATGATGAAAGTGATACAGATATAATAACAGATAATCCAACAAATGATAATATGACAATAAATGGTCTTACAATGACGGTAAATGTAGAAGAAGATAATATCCAAAAATGTGGACATGCCCATTGTTATGTTGTAAATAGTGAAGAAGAAGGGTATGCAATAAGTGAACTTAAAAGATATTTAGAAGTTGAGGATATAGTAAGTTCTCATATATCAAAAGAAGAGGGTGAATGTATTGCTGTATTAAATATAGAAGAACCAAGATCTGAAGAGTTAGCACAAATAAGATGGACAGTTGAAGGAAGAGAAGAATCAAAATATGATGGGAAAGAAACCATTGTCCATAACTTAAAAGAAGAAAAAGTACATGAAATTAACTTTTTAGCATATATTGATGGTAGACCTGAAGATGGTGCAAATGCAAGATTAACTTTTGATGAAAGAAAAAATCAAAAAGTAAAAAATAATACAAAAACAAATAAACAGGAAAAATAG
- a CDS encoding tetratricopeptide repeat protein → MQNIIKTLLIICITTVVLNAQELKKSKYDITQCIKIEYKKEDIKKYKKLIQEGELQGYSCAGIYYARQGDFDEAINYFNEGKEKGSIESYAQLGSLYSSFLHDDKKAVENYKVAANAGHGKSAHNLGVYYYRNLKYDKAYKWFMKSYETGDMNSLISIGLMYEDQKKYDEEIDTFKKVGKLGEPEGYRSLGIFFIKNKDRRNDKEGIKYLKKCYEMGYGLCAAGLGTYYEEYKKDYKKAIYWYKKGFELKNEESTSRLGLLYSDILKDYKKAIYWYKKGFNELNCIDCALSLGIIYKNNIKDYNKSIYWYKKGIKLGDARAIQNLGFLYETKLNNREKAIYWYKKALNTEVKSMAKRRLKKLGVSYE, encoded by the coding sequence ATGCAAAATATAATAAAAACCCTACTAATAATATGTATAACAACAGTAGTATTAAATGCACAAGAATTAAAAAAAAGCAAATATGATATAACTCAATGTATAAAAATAGAATATAAAAAAGAAGATATAAAAAAATATAAGAAACTAATACAAGAGGGTGAACTACAAGGATATAGTTGTGCAGGTATATACTATGCAAGGCAAGGTGACTTTGATGAAGCAATAAACTACTTTAATGAAGGAAAAGAAAAAGGAAGTATAGAATCATACGCACAATTAGGAAGCTTATATTCTAGCTTTTTACATGATGATAAAAAAGCAGTAGAGAATTATAAAGTAGCAGCAAATGCTGGACATGGAAAATCAGCACATAATTTAGGTGTATATTATTATAGAAACCTTAAATATGATAAAGCATATAAGTGGTTTATGAAATCATATGAAACAGGAGATATGAACTCACTAATTTCTATTGGATTGATGTATGAAGACCAAAAGAAATATGATGAAGAAATAGATACTTTTAAAAAAGTTGGTAAATTGGGTGAACCAGAGGGATATCGTAGTTTAGGGATTTTCTTTATAAAAAATAAAGATAGAAGAAATGATAAAGAAGGAATAAAATATTTAAAAAAATGTTATGAAATGGGATATGGGCTATGTGCAGCAGGACTTGGTACATATTATGAAGAATATAAAAAAGATTACAAAAAAGCAATTTATTGGTATAAAAAAGGATTTGAACTTAAAAATGAAGAGTCAACTTCAAGATTGGGACTTTTATATTCAGATATATTAAAAGATTATAAAAAAGCAATTTATTGGTATAAAAAAGGATTTAATGAACTTAATTGTATAGATTGTGCATTAAGTTTAGGAATAATCTATAAAAATAATATAAAAGATTATAATAAATCAATTTATTGGTATAAAAAAGGCATAAAACTAGGAGATGCAAGGGCTATCCAAAATCTTGGGTTTTTATATGAAACAAAATTAAATAATAGAGAAAAAGCAATTTATTGGTATAAAAAGGCATTAAACACAGAAGTAAAATCTATGGCAAAAAGAAGACTAAAAAAACTAGGAGTATCATATGAGTAA